In one Kitasatospora cineracea genomic region, the following are encoded:
- a CDS encoding TetR/AcrR family transcriptional regulator, producing the protein METETGTPRERYRAQVREEVKRHAREQIAEAGASALSLNAIAKRMGMSGPALYRYFANRDELITDLVTDAYRSLALALRAPAEAGADLPALAAALRQWALADPQRYFLLYGTPVPGYHAPSETTAIATSIMTTLLDAAVLHQTPAVDPGPADARLYTHLAHHHEWAGDHPAPSHALRRALVFWTRLHGVLSLELAGHFTGMELDADLLYASEAESLAGPR; encoded by the coding sequence ATGGAGACCGAGACCGGCACCCCCCGGGAGCGCTACCGCGCCCAGGTCCGCGAGGAGGTCAAGCGGCACGCCCGCGAGCAGATCGCCGAGGCCGGCGCCTCCGCGCTCTCGCTGAACGCGATCGCCAAGCGGATGGGCATGAGCGGTCCGGCGCTCTACCGCTACTTCGCCAACCGCGACGAACTGATCACCGACCTGGTCACCGACGCCTACCGCAGCCTCGCCCTGGCCCTGCGCGCCCCGGCCGAGGCGGGGGCCGACCTGCCGGCCCTGGCGGCCGCCCTGCGGCAGTGGGCGCTGGCCGACCCGCAGCGCTACTTCCTGCTGTACGGCACCCCCGTCCCGGGCTACCACGCCCCGTCGGAGACCACCGCCATCGCCACCTCGATCATGACCACGCTGCTGGACGCCGCCGTCCTCCACCAGACCCCGGCGGTCGACCCGGGCCCGGCCGACGCCCGCCTCTACACGCACCTGGCGCACCACCACGAGTGGGCCGGCGACCACCCGGCCCCGTCGCACGCGCTGCGCCGGGCGCTGGTGTTCTGGACCAGGCTGCACGGCGTGCTCTCGCTCGAACTGGCCGGACACTTCACCGGCATGGAGCTCGACGCCGACCTGCTGTACGCCTCCGAGGCGGAGTCCCTCGCCGGCCCGCGCTGA
- a CDS encoding medium chain dehydrogenase/reductase family protein, whose amino-acid sequence MREEQLVEIVLPGIVEPEGLRIRRSPLPQPGPGQVLVAVEATGVSFAEQQMRRGRYYDQPPFPFVPGYDLVGTVTATGPGTDPALAGRRVAALVKTGGWASHVLLDPADTVDVPDGLEPAAAETAVVNGITARQLLHRHAKVRPGQTVLVHGAGGGVGQLLAQLALAAGAQVIGTASARHHDALRALGVTPVDYRTGDVPAQVRRLAPGGVDAVFDHVGGRSVLDSWRLLAPGGTLVAYGSAATRDDTGSKQWPVLKVLARTWWWNALPNGRRAHFYNIWAGRTLRPARFRARLRADLTAVLDALRRGELTAPIAARLPLTDAAEALRLAESGTVTGKVVLVP is encoded by the coding sequence ATGCGAGAAGAACAGCTCGTCGAGATCGTCCTGCCCGGCATCGTCGAGCCGGAGGGCCTGCGGATCCGCCGCTCGCCGCTGCCGCAGCCCGGCCCCGGGCAGGTGCTGGTCGCGGTCGAGGCCACCGGCGTGTCCTTCGCCGAGCAGCAGATGCGCCGCGGCCGCTACTACGACCAGCCGCCGTTCCCGTTCGTCCCGGGCTACGACCTGGTCGGCACGGTGACGGCCACCGGGCCCGGCACCGACCCGGCGCTGGCGGGCCGCCGGGTCGCCGCGCTGGTGAAGACCGGCGGCTGGGCCAGCCACGTCCTGCTAGACCCCGCCGACACCGTCGACGTCCCGGACGGCCTGGAGCCCGCGGCGGCCGAGACCGCGGTCGTCAACGGCATCACCGCCCGGCAGCTGCTGCACCGGCACGCCAAGGTCCGCCCCGGGCAGACCGTCCTGGTGCACGGCGCGGGCGGCGGCGTCGGCCAACTGCTCGCCCAACTCGCCCTGGCCGCCGGGGCGCAGGTGATCGGCACCGCCTCCGCCCGCCATCACGACGCGCTGCGCGCCCTCGGCGTCACCCCCGTCGACTACCGCACCGGCGACGTCCCGGCCCAGGTCCGCCGACTCGCCCCCGGCGGCGTCGACGCCGTCTTCGACCACGTCGGCGGCCGCAGCGTCCTGGACTCCTGGCGCCTGCTCGCCCCCGGCGGCACCCTGGTCGCCTACGGCAGCGCCGCCACCCGCGACGACACCGGCTCCAAGCAGTGGCCGGTGCTCAAGGTGCTCGCCCGCACCTGGTGGTGGAACGCCCTGCCGAACGGCCGCCGCGCGCACTTCTACAACATCTGGGCCGGCCGGACCCTGCGCCCCGCCCGCTTCCGGGCCCGGCTGCGCGCCGACCTGACCGCCGTCCTGGACGCCCTGCGGCGCGGCGAGCTCACCGCGCCGATCGCCGCCCGCCTCCCGCTCACCGACGCCGCCGAGGCGCTGCGCCTGGCCGAGTCCGGCACCGTCACCGGCAAGGTGGTGCTGGTCCCCTGA
- a CDS encoding purine-cytosine permease family protein, whose translation MSDRAAEARSEAPLTLDTAPPRTLDFRALFALWANLGVSLIGFTSAATVLGERGHELGFTAAVTAIVAGTAIGTAMLAVAALVGARTGAPAMAVLRGLFGTRLSYVPTVLNIVQCIGWGVYELTVIAWGAQTVSGTAGWRWLFVLLAGVLTTVLTIWPLGAIAVLRKYVAVAVGVAMVYFTVQFARVGFPDPGAGNWDGFLGATDAVIAVSISFVPLAADYTRHARSSAKAFWGTFSGYTVAQVWCYVLGVVALLQSGGDANRIFESFTGVAAGWAFLLVLVLRETDQSFANVYSTAMSIHNLWPRVDRRVLTGGIGVLVTVLALRIKEFTDSYYGFLGLIGSVFVPLFAVLAVDYFLGAGRRGWNLSQDAPARWVMLLPWAAGFAVYQFLAPSKIGGWWTGRWEDLQQLVHFTPAAWSSASLFSFLVAALATLAVTALERPKAAAGPQQD comes from the coding sequence ATGTCCGACCGTGCCGCCGAGGCGCGGTCCGAGGCCCCGCTGACCCTCGACACCGCGCCGCCGCGCACCCTGGACTTCCGGGCGCTGTTCGCGCTGTGGGCCAACCTCGGGGTCAGCCTGATCGGCTTCACCAGCGCCGCGACGGTGCTCGGCGAGCGGGGCCACGAACTGGGCTTCACCGCCGCGGTGACGGCGATCGTCGCGGGCACCGCGATCGGCACCGCGATGCTGGCGGTGGCCGCCCTGGTGGGCGCCCGGACCGGCGCGCCGGCGATGGCGGTGCTGCGCGGCCTGTTCGGCACCCGGCTGTCGTACGTGCCGACGGTGCTGAACATCGTGCAGTGCATCGGCTGGGGCGTGTACGAGCTGACGGTGATCGCCTGGGGCGCGCAGACCGTGTCGGGCACCGCGGGCTGGCGGTGGCTGTTCGTGCTGCTGGCGGGCGTGCTGACCACGGTGCTGACGATCTGGCCGCTGGGCGCGATCGCGGTGCTGCGCAAGTACGTGGCGGTGGCGGTCGGCGTGGCGATGGTCTACTTCACGGTGCAGTTCGCCCGGGTGGGCTTCCCCGACCCGGGCGCGGGCAACTGGGACGGCTTCCTGGGCGCCACGGACGCGGTGATCGCGGTGTCGATCTCCTTCGTGCCGCTGGCCGCCGACTACACCAGGCACGCGCGCAGTTCGGCGAAGGCGTTCTGGGGGACGTTCTCCGGCTACACGGTGGCCCAGGTGTGGTGCTACGTGCTGGGCGTGGTGGCGCTGCTGCAGTCGGGCGGCGACGCGAACCGGATCTTCGAGTCGTTCACCGGCGTGGCCGCGGGCTGGGCGTTCCTGCTGGTGCTGGTGCTGCGGGAGACCGACCAGTCGTTCGCGAACGTGTACTCGACGGCGATGTCGATCCACAACCTGTGGCCGCGGGTGGACCGCCGGGTGCTGACCGGCGGGATCGGCGTGCTGGTGACGGTGCTGGCGCTGCGGATCAAGGAGTTCACCGACTCGTACTACGGGTTCCTCGGCCTGATCGGCTCGGTGTTCGTGCCGCTGTTCGCGGTGCTCGCGGTGGATTACTTCCTCGGTGCGGGCCGGCGCGGCTGGAACCTGTCGCAGGACGCCCCGGCGCGCTGGGTGATGCTGCTGCCGTGGGCGGCGGGCTTCGCGGTGTACCAGTTCCTGGCCCCGTCGAAGATCGGCGGCTGGTGGACCGGCCGTTGGGAGGACCTCCAGCAGCTGGTGCACTTCACCCCGGCGGCGTGGTCCTCGGCCTCGCTGTTCTCCTTCCTGGTCGCGGCGCTGGCCACCCTCGCGGTGACCGCGCTGGAGCGCCCGAAGGCGGCAGCAGGCCCGCAGCAGGACTGA
- a CDS encoding S1C family serine protease, translated as MSTEHASGTTPPETAAAPAGTEAVAAGSGTPAPAYLDAPPPVLPPAPAAAPAPAPAPAPVEQTIQLGKVPDLPPAASAAPLAPAAPAVPVDAPPPFQNPYGSVAEPAGPFARPDEAQTAVNPAVAPAPLLQQAPGAPGGPAGPQQPQHPFGAGHPVGGWGHPSGGDTAGGAGGPGAPWGAPQPGDGGSGKRKRGSLVALVAAVALVAGLAGGAIGASVTNNDKNGGGSSASRNSTTVAVGNTHQNLDRAPESVAGIAAKALPSTVTIKAEGSSESGTGTGFVFDTEGHILTNNHVVAPAANGGKLTVKFSDGSSYSASVVGQAKGYDVAVVRLDNPPTDKLVPLPLADSDKVAIGDATIAIGAPYGLEGTVTTGIVSAKDRPVASGDETGAQASYMNALQTDASINPGNSGGPLLDASGSVIGINSAIQSNTSGTGRAGSIGLGFAIPINQAKWVAQTLIKDGTPVYAILGVLRDEKYTGDGAQIATTGAQGTQPVTPGGPADQAGLKPGDVITKLGGIAIDSGPTLVSEIWTHKPGEKVEVEYKRDGKTAKTTVTLGERKGDS; from the coding sequence GTGAGCACCGAGCACGCGAGTGGTACCACCCCGCCGGAGACGGCCGCCGCGCCCGCCGGCACCGAGGCGGTGGCCGCCGGCTCCGGTACGCCCGCCCCCGCCTACCTGGACGCCCCGCCGCCGGTGCTGCCCCCGGCCCCGGCCGCCGCCCCGGCTCCGGCTCCGGCGCCCGCACCGGTCGAGCAGACCATCCAGCTCGGCAAGGTGCCCGACCTGCCCCCGGCCGCCTCGGCCGCACCGCTCGCCCCGGCTGCCCCCGCCGTTCCGGTGGACGCGCCGCCGCCGTTCCAGAACCCGTACGGCTCGGTCGCCGAACCGGCCGGCCCGTTCGCCCGCCCGGACGAGGCGCAGACCGCGGTCAACCCGGCCGTCGCCCCCGCGCCGCTGCTCCAGCAGGCCCCGGGCGCGCCCGGCGGCCCGGCCGGCCCCCAGCAGCCGCAGCACCCGTTCGGGGCCGGCCACCCGGTCGGCGGCTGGGGCCACCCGTCCGGCGGCGACACCGCCGGCGGCGCGGGCGGGCCCGGCGCGCCGTGGGGCGCGCCGCAGCCCGGCGACGGCGGCTCCGGCAAGCGCAAGCGCGGCTCGCTGGTCGCCCTGGTCGCGGCCGTCGCCCTGGTGGCGGGCCTGGCCGGCGGTGCGATCGGCGCCTCCGTCACCAACAACGACAAGAACGGCGGCGGCAGCAGCGCCAGCCGCAACAGCACCACCGTGGCGGTCGGCAACACCCACCAGAACCTGGACCGGGCCCCCGAGTCCGTCGCCGGGATCGCCGCGAAGGCGCTGCCGTCCACCGTCACCATCAAGGCCGAGGGCTCCAGCGAGTCCGGCACCGGCACCGGTTTCGTCTTCGACACCGAGGGCCACATCCTGACCAACAACCACGTGGTCGCCCCCGCCGCCAACGGCGGCAAGCTCACCGTCAAGTTCTCCGACGGCTCCTCGTACAGCGCCTCGGTGGTCGGCCAGGCCAAGGGCTACGACGTCGCGGTCGTCCGGCTGGACAACCCGCCCACCGACAAGCTCGTCCCGCTGCCGCTGGCCGACTCCGACAAGGTCGCCATCGGCGACGCGACCATCGCCATCGGCGCCCCCTACGGCCTCGAAGGCACCGTCACCACCGGCATCGTCTCGGCCAAGGACCGCCCGGTCGCCTCCGGCGACGAGACCGGCGCGCAGGCGTCCTACATGAACGCCCTGCAGACCGACGCCTCGATCAACCCCGGCAACTCCGGCGGCCCGCTGCTCGACGCCTCCGGCTCGGTGATCGGCATCAACTCGGCGATCCAGTCCAACACCAGCGGCACCGGCCGGGCCGGCTCCATCGGCCTCGGCTTCGCCATCCCGATCAACCAGGCCAAGTGGGTCGCCCAGACCCTGATCAAGGACGGCACCCCCGTCTACGCGATCCTCGGCGTCCTGCGCGACGAGAAGTACACCGGCGACGGCGCCCAGATCGCCACCACCGGCGCCCAGGGCACCCAGCCCGTCACCCCCGGCGGCCCCGCCGACCAGGCCGGCCTCAAGCCGGGCGACGTCATCACCAAGCTCGGCGGCATCGCCATCGACAGCGGCCCGACCCTGGTCAGCGAGATCTGGACGCACAAGCCCGGCGAGAAGGTCGAGGTCGAGTACAAGCGCGACGGCAAGACCGCCAAGACCACCGTCACCCTCGGCGAACGCAAGGGCGACAGCTGA
- a CDS encoding YDG/SRA domain-containing protein: MVRVIGEVPGVEVGQEFRTRRDAHGAGVHRPLQAGICGTKRGGAESIVVSGGYKDDQDHGDVIVYTGHGGQDASNNQVSDQSLDDPGNAALVTSYLEGQLVRVLRGAHRGSQFAPRSGYRYDGLYRVASYGSTMGVDGHRIWQFRLEADRETGVPEPPTQDVQPTLDAVSDPPFGAATPARVRTDVQRIVRNGAVVRRVKTWHGGACQLCGLTVVLPGGVYSEGAHIQALGSPYDGPDTTDNVLCLCPTCHVMFDGGAIVLTDGLDIVKHGEVVGVLRTHPQHRIDLARVRNHRERWGG, translated from the coding sequence ATGGTGCGCGTGATCGGTGAGGTTCCGGGGGTCGAGGTCGGCCAGGAGTTCAGGACGCGTCGTGATGCGCACGGCGCCGGTGTGCACCGTCCGTTGCAGGCGGGGATCTGCGGGACCAAGCGCGGTGGTGCCGAGTCGATCGTGGTCTCCGGCGGTTACAAGGACGACCAGGACCACGGCGATGTCATCGTTTACACGGGGCACGGCGGGCAGGACGCGTCGAACAACCAGGTCAGCGACCAGAGTTTGGACGATCCGGGGAACGCGGCGCTGGTCACCAGTTACCTCGAGGGACAGCTCGTCCGGGTACTGCGCGGAGCGCACCGAGGATCGCAGTTCGCGCCGCGCAGCGGGTACCGCTACGACGGGTTGTACCGGGTGGCGAGCTACGGCAGCACGATGGGCGTGGACGGGCACCGGATTTGGCAGTTCCGGCTGGAGGCCGACCGCGAGACCGGCGTTCCCGAGCCTCCGACCCAGGACGTGCAGCCGACGTTGGACGCCGTGTCGGACCCGCCGTTCGGAGCCGCGACGCCTGCGCGGGTGCGGACGGACGTGCAGCGGATCGTCCGGAACGGTGCGGTCGTTCGGCGGGTGAAGACCTGGCATGGGGGCGCCTGCCAGCTCTGCGGTCTGACGGTGGTTCTGCCTGGCGGCGTGTACAGCGAAGGCGCCCACATCCAGGCGTTGGGAAGTCCGTACGACGGGCCGGACACCACGGACAACGTCCTCTGTCTCTGTCCGACTTGCCACGTCATGTTCGACGGTGGCGCGATCGTCCTCACGGACGGCCTGGACATCGTCAAGCACGGTGAGGTGGTGGGAGTACTGCGGACGCATCCGCAGCACCGCATTGACCTCGCACGAGTCCGCAACCACCGTGAACGCTGGGGCGGTTGA
- a CDS encoding restriction endonuclease: protein MTESQHDAWDLKPGDTIERKQLHQRFGGRTQGGIGPSAKSPNVMVFTDPVAGEKHGYYDGWMPDGHFHYSGEGQYGDQRMISGNASILNHKAEGRALRVFKGARGLVTYLGEFEIAADDPYYEADAPETNDGPIRKVIVFRLLPVDAEPQDPTSRLGRLLETADGAGPVQSLPLEQQLTEKMFVEPNREAYEAERKESKLVTALADYLRTKNHQVGRHQILPAGETRPLYTDVYVEGLNLLVEAKGSVTRENIRMAIGQLADYSRYLDNPVKAILVPSRPRADLLDLAASQDCTVIWPHDKGYFSTDPAIEL from the coding sequence ATGACCGAATCGCAGCACGACGCGTGGGACCTCAAGCCCGGCGACACGATCGAACGCAAGCAGCTCCACCAGCGCTTCGGTGGGCGCACTCAGGGCGGCATCGGGCCTTCTGCGAAGTCTCCGAACGTCATGGTCTTCACCGATCCCGTCGCCGGAGAGAAGCACGGCTACTACGACGGCTGGATGCCCGACGGACACTTCCACTACAGCGGCGAGGGCCAGTACGGCGACCAGCGGATGATCTCCGGGAACGCCAGCATCCTGAACCACAAGGCCGAGGGCCGCGCGCTGCGCGTCTTCAAGGGCGCCCGGGGGCTGGTGACTTACCTCGGCGAGTTCGAGATCGCCGCTGACGACCCGTACTACGAGGCGGACGCTCCGGAAACGAACGACGGGCCGATCCGGAAGGTCATCGTCTTCCGGCTCCTCCCGGTCGACGCCGAGCCCCAGGACCCGACCTCCCGGCTCGGCCGGCTGCTCGAAACCGCTGACGGGGCCGGCCCGGTGCAGAGCCTCCCCCTGGAGCAGCAGCTGACGGAGAAGATGTTCGTCGAGCCTAACCGCGAGGCGTACGAGGCCGAGCGGAAGGAGTCGAAGCTCGTTACCGCCCTGGCCGACTACCTGCGGACCAAGAACCACCAGGTGGGGCGGCACCAGATCCTGCCCGCCGGCGAGACCCGCCCCCTCTACACCGACGTCTACGTCGAGGGCCTGAACCTGCTGGTCGAAGCCAAGGGCAGCGTCACCCGCGAGAACATCCGGATGGCCATCGGCCAGCTCGCCGACTACTCGCGGTACCTCGACAACCCCGTCAAGGCCATCCTGGTCCCGAGCCGTCCCCGGGCCGACCTGCTCGATCTGGCTGCCAGCCAGGACTGCACGGTCATCTGGCCCCACGACAAGGGCTACTTCAGCACCGACCCCGCAATCGAGCTCTGA
- a CDS encoding FAD-binding oxidoreductase, with the protein MGGLVERLRAGLPEGAVAVDPDVTAAYARDMAGFCAVGEPAVLVFPETVEQVRFVLRTATELRVPVVPQGARTGLSGGANAVDGCILLSLTRMNRILRLDPVDRIAVVQPGVVNAELSRAAEALGLSYPPDPSSWESCTIGGNIGTGAGGLCCVKYGVTSEYVLGLEVVLAAGQLLRTGRSTAKGVAGYDLTRLLVGSEGTLGVVVEAVLALRPAPGPQLVLAAEFDSVDAAGHAVCEVMSAGHAPSLMELMDATTVRAVNAMARMGLPESTRALLLVAFDGSDRRERLAEVAALCTAAGATAVVPAEDRAESELLLQARRLSLPALERLGTTMIDDVAVPRSSLAAMLNGVAEIADRYRLTIGVVSHAGDGNTHPVVIFDAKDEEQAARARSSFDEIMALGLELGGTVTGEHGIGLLKREWLARELGPVGLELQRRIKTAFDPLGILNPGKVL; encoded by the coding sequence GTGGGCGGGTTGGTCGAGAGGTTGCGGGCGGGGCTGCCGGAGGGGGCGGTCGCGGTGGATCCGGACGTGACGGCCGCGTACGCGCGGGACATGGCCGGGTTCTGTGCGGTGGGTGAGCCGGCGGTGCTGGTGTTCCCGGAGACGGTGGAGCAGGTGCGGTTCGTGCTGCGGACGGCGACCGAGCTGCGGGTGCCGGTGGTGCCGCAGGGGGCCCGGACGGGGCTCTCGGGCGGGGCGAACGCGGTGGACGGCTGCATCCTGCTGTCGCTGACCAGGATGAACCGGATCCTGCGCCTCGATCCGGTGGACCGGATCGCCGTGGTGCAGCCGGGGGTGGTCAACGCCGAGCTGTCCCGCGCCGCCGAGGCCCTCGGGCTCTCCTACCCGCCGGACCCGTCGAGTTGGGAGTCCTGCACCATCGGCGGCAACATCGGCACCGGAGCCGGCGGCCTGTGCTGCGTGAAGTACGGGGTGACCAGCGAGTACGTGCTCGGCCTGGAGGTGGTGCTGGCGGCCGGGCAGCTGCTGCGGACCGGGCGGAGCACCGCGAAGGGCGTCGCCGGGTACGACCTGACGCGGCTGCTGGTCGGTTCGGAGGGCACCCTGGGCGTGGTGGTCGAGGCGGTGCTGGCGCTGCGGCCCGCGCCGGGGCCGCAGTTGGTGCTGGCTGCGGAGTTCGACTCGGTGGACGCCGCCGGGCACGCGGTGTGCGAGGTGATGTCGGCAGGGCACGCGCCCTCGCTGATGGAGCTGATGGACGCCACCACCGTCCGGGCGGTGAACGCGATGGCGCGGATGGGCCTGCCGGAGTCGACCCGGGCGCTGCTGCTGGTCGCCTTCGACGGCTCGGACCGGCGTGAGCGGCTGGCCGAGGTGGCGGCGCTGTGCACCGCCGCCGGGGCCACCGCGGTGGTGCCGGCCGAGGACCGGGCCGAGTCCGAACTGCTGCTGCAGGCACGGCGGTTGTCGCTGCCCGCGCTGGAGCGCCTGGGTACCACGATGATCGACGACGTGGCGGTGCCGCGGAGCTCGCTGGCCGCGATGCTGAACGGCGTCGCGGAGATCGCCGACCGATACCGGCTGACCATCGGCGTGGTCTCGCACGCGGGCGACGGCAACACCCACCCGGTGGTGATCTTCGACGCGAAGGACGAGGAGCAGGCGGCCCGGGCCCGCAGCTCCTTCGACGAGATCATGGCACTCGGCCTGGAGCTGGGCGGGACGGTGACGGGCGAGCACGGCATCGGCCTGCTGAAGCGCGAGTGGTTGGCCCGGGAGCTGGGCCCGGTCGGGCTAGAACTGCAGCGCCGGATCAAGACGGCGTTCGATCCGCTGGGCATCCTCAACCCGGGGAAGGTGCTCTGA
- a CDS encoding EamA family transporter, whose translation MPGATLTVESTTELPAVASVSKADTGSRQARASGLRRPAAQRVRGVRQRVGRVPAPVLCLVSMLAVQLGVAASKPLFGVLGVAGATFLRISFAAVVLLAVTRPRLRGRSPRDLAMAGLLGVASAGMTLLFAGAVDRLPMGTAATIEFLGPLAVALVFARRAGHVLWAALAAAGVALLTLLGGEGGSGPGGLDPVGLACAFGAAACYAGYILFTDKVGAAFKGFEGLAVSFTIGTVVLAPFGAAEAVHGLSGSDSPALLLLAVAGVALLFPVLPYALEMTALRRMSQRVFSVIVSLDPAVSALVGLLVLGQVLGLPQLLGIGCVVAASVGATLTARR comes from the coding sequence ATGCCAGGCGCGACCCTCACCGTTGAAAGCACAACCGAACTCCCGGCAGTCGCCTCCGTTTCGAAGGCCGACACCGGCTCCCGTCAGGCCCGGGCGAGCGGTCTGCGACGACCGGCCGCCCAGCGGGTGCGCGGGGTCCGGCAGCGGGTGGGGCGCGTTCCGGCCCCGGTGCTGTGCCTGGTGTCGATGCTCGCGGTGCAGCTCGGGGTGGCGGCGTCCAAGCCGCTGTTCGGGGTGCTGGGGGTGGCGGGCGCGACCTTCCTGCGGATCTCGTTCGCCGCCGTCGTGCTGCTCGCCGTCACCCGGCCCCGACTGCGCGGCCGCAGCCCGCGCGACCTGGCGATGGCGGGGCTGCTCGGCGTCGCCTCCGCCGGGATGACCCTGCTGTTCGCGGGCGCCGTCGACCGGCTGCCGATGGGCACCGCCGCCACCATCGAGTTCCTCGGCCCGTTGGCCGTCGCCCTGGTCTTCGCCCGCCGGGCCGGCCACGTGTTGTGGGCGGCACTGGCCGCCGCCGGGGTCGCGCTGCTCACCCTGCTGGGCGGCGAGGGCGGCTCCGGCCCCGGCGGTCTCGACCCGGTCGGCCTGGCCTGCGCGTTCGGCGCGGCCGCCTGCTACGCGGGCTACATCCTGTTCACCGACAAGGTCGGCGCGGCCTTCAAGGGCTTCGAGGGCCTGGCGGTCTCGTTCACCATCGGCACCGTGGTGCTCGCCCCGTTCGGCGCCGCCGAGGCCGTGCACGGCCTGTCCGGATCCGACTCCCCCGCCCTGCTGCTGCTCGCCGTCGCGGGGGTCGCCCTGCTCTTCCCGGTGCTGCCGTACGCGCTGGAGATGACCGCGCTGCGCCGGATGTCGCAGCGGGTGTTCAGCGTGATCGTCAGCCTCGACCCGGCGGTCAGCGCCCTGGTCGGCCTGCTGGTGCTCGGCCAGGTGCTGGGGCTGCCGCAGCTGCTGGGCATCGGTTGCGTGGTCGCCGCGAGCGTCGGGGCGACGCTCACCGCGCGCCGCTGA
- a CDS encoding DUF1906 domain-containing protein codes for MRYLGPAALTAASLVLLLATDQAVVGMSTAGPAAAPARVLARTAPGLAPGPALDPALDSAFDPAPTAQQLTAQQLPAQAAPAVAHQAAALTEGRTAAGAPPVRLRPRLLADPLRSRREPLPAEVFTGAGFDACSAPPVETMRAWWGTSPYGAVGIYTSGRQRACGQSRLTADWVREVREMGWQLIPTHVGRQAPCMAGGSKTQRIDPAQAVQQGREEAAEAVRAVQGLGLRVGTPVYLDVEAYPRGDSACSQAVMDFTVGWTQALHGAGFRSGFYSSTNSGVADLAAAARAGSGPLPDAVWYANWDDRATTTDGAGRLGDDLWTDHARIHQHHGNARESYGGAALAVDRNQVDGPVAR; via the coding sequence ATGCGCTACCTCGGCCCGGCGGCCCTGACGGCCGCGTCACTCGTCCTGTTGCTCGCCACCGACCAGGCGGTCGTCGGAATGTCGACGGCCGGCCCGGCGGCCGCCCCCGCCCGGGTCCTGGCCCGAACCGCCCCCGGCCTCGCCCCGGGCCCTGCCCTCGATCCCGCCCTCGATTCCGCCTTCGACCCGGCCCCCACCGCCCAGCAGCTCACCGCCCAGCAGCTCCCCGCTCAGGCCGCGCCCGCCGTGGCCCACCAGGCCGCCGCGCTGACCGAGGGCCGGACGGCCGCCGGGGCGCCGCCCGTCCGCCTGCGCCCGAGGCTGCTGGCCGACCCGCTGCGTTCGCGCCGGGAGCCGCTGCCCGCCGAGGTGTTCACCGGCGCCGGGTTCGACGCCTGCTCCGCGCCGCCGGTGGAGACCATGCGCGCCTGGTGGGGCACCTCCCCGTACGGCGCGGTCGGGATCTACACCAGCGGGCGGCAGCGGGCCTGCGGCCAGTCCCGGCTGACCGCGGACTGGGTGCGCGAGGTCCGGGAGATGGGCTGGCAGCTGATCCCGACCCACGTCGGACGGCAGGCCCCGTGCATGGCGGGCGGCAGCAAGACGCAGCGGATCGACCCGGCGCAGGCGGTGCAGCAGGGCCGGGAGGAGGCGGCCGAGGCGGTGCGCGCGGTGCAGGGCCTCGGGCTGCGCGTCGGTACCCCCGTGTACCTGGACGTCGAGGCGTACCCGCGCGGCGACTCGGCGTGCAGCCAGGCGGTGATGGACTTCACCGTCGGCTGGACGCAGGCGCTGCACGGGGCGGGCTTCCGCTCCGGCTTCTACTCCTCCACCAACTCGGGCGTGGCCGACCTGGCCGCCGCCGCCCGGGCCGGCAGCGGGCCGCTGCCGGACGCGGTCTGGTACGCCAACTGGGACGACCGGGCCACCACCACCGACGGCGCGGGCCGGCTGGGCGACGACCTGTGGACCGACCACGCCCGGATCCACCAGCACCACGGCAACGCCCGGGAGAGCTACGGCGGCGCCGCGCTGGCCGTCGACCGCAACCAGGTGGACGGTCCGGTCGCCCGCTGA